A portion of the Deinococcus peraridilitoris DSM 19664 genome contains these proteins:
- the wecB gene encoding non-hydrolyzing UDP-N-acetylglucosamine 2-epimerase: protein MTVVGTRPEIIRLSRVMARLDEHVDHVLVHTGQNYDFELNEVFFNDLGVRRPDHFLNAAGETAAATIGRIISEIDPILEQVRPEALLVLGDTNSCLVAIPAKRRRIPIFHMEAGNRCFDERVPEETNRRIVDHTSDVNLTYSSIAREYLLREGLPPDRVVKTGSPMFEVLMHYAPQIETSNVLARLGLTRGEYFVVSAHREENVDTERQIRRLHEILNTVVSRYDRRMIVSTHPRTRKRIEILGLQFDPRVELLKPLGFHDYVHLQKYARAVLSDSGTITEESSILNFPALNIREAHERPEGMEEASVIMTGLSVDRVLQGLAILEHQPRGEERMLRQVADYSMTNVSDKVLRLILSYTDYVNRVVWRES, encoded by the coding sequence ATGACGGTTGTCGGGACTCGGCCTGAGATCATCCGCTTGTCGCGTGTGATGGCCCGTCTTGACGAGCACGTCGATCACGTGCTCGTGCATACCGGTCAGAACTACGACTTCGAGCTCAACGAAGTGTTTTTCAATGATCTAGGGGTACGCCGTCCCGACCACTTCCTCAATGCTGCCGGTGAAACGGCGGCCGCGACGATCGGGCGGATTATCAGCGAGATCGACCCAATACTGGAGCAGGTCAGGCCGGAAGCGTTGCTGGTGCTGGGTGACACGAACAGCTGCCTCGTTGCCATTCCCGCGAAACGTCGGCGGATTCCTATCTTCCACATGGAGGCTGGTAATCGCTGCTTTGACGAGCGCGTACCTGAAGAGACCAACCGCCGCATCGTGGACCACACGTCCGATGTGAATCTTACGTACTCTTCCATTGCCCGTGAGTACTTGCTTCGTGAGGGACTTCCACCTGATCGCGTCGTCAAGACCGGCAGCCCCATGTTCGAGGTGCTCATGCACTACGCACCTCAAATCGAGACGTCGAACGTGCTCGCACGGCTCGGTCTGACGCGCGGTGAGTACTTTGTGGTCAGCGCCCACCGGGAAGAGAACGTGGACACCGAGCGTCAGATTCGCCGTCTCCACGAGATTCTCAACACGGTCGTCAGCAGATACGACCGCCGCATGATCGTCAGTACGCACCCTCGCACGCGAAAGCGTATTGAAATCCTGGGGTTGCAGTTCGACCCACGCGTCGAACTGCTCAAACCGCTCGGCTTCCACGACTACGTACATCTTCAAAAATACGCACGGGCGGTGCTCTCCGACAGCGGCACCATCACCGAGGAATCCTCCATTCTGAATTTCCCCGCACTCAACATCCGTGAGGCGCACGAGCGACCCGAAGGGATGGAAGAGGCCTCGGTCATCATGACGGGCCTTAGCGTGGACCGTGTGCTTCAGGGCCTTGCGATTTTGGAACACCAGCCGCGTGGCGAGGAGCGCATGCTGCGCCAGGTCGCTGACTACAGCATGACAAACGTATCCGACAAGGTTCTCCGTCTCATCCTGAGCTACACGGATTACGTCAACCGCGTGGTGTGGCGGGAATCCTGA
- a CDS encoding hybrid nucleoside-diphosphate sugar epimerase/sugar transferase, translating to MTVKPLVLVTGANGFVGRALCEHFVREGRHVRAVVRESAEVTPGAEPFRVHNFGLETDWSEALSGVSCVVSLAARVHVMDDTAADPLEAFRRVNVHGTLRLAHEAARCGVRRFVFVSSVKVNGEATDTTPFTEHDDPRPVDPYGLSKWEAEQALLDLAFASGMEVVIVRPPLVYGPGVKANFERLMRWASRDLPLPLGAVHNRRSMVALDNLVSFLSRVVDHPAAAGETFLVADREAVSTADLYRRLAWQYGRSGRLLRVPVWVLRALGRVLRRTDEVDRLVGSLEVSTAKATRVLGWCPPLDLDEGLSRAVRGSMESTLVSATGSSSPSTRSRGLYYPVKRALDIMFAVFLGLAFLPILLLIALLIRLDSPGPALFIQWRAGHGHHAFPIYKFRTMYVDTPDLSTEDMRVSGLNPITRVGHLLRKTSLDELPQLLNVLRGEMSFVGPRPALMTQKRVLRMREANGVDELRPGITGLAQVTGRDDLDDEEKVGRDALYLSRMSLCTDLQILLLTIRAVFGGRGTH from the coding sequence ATGACCGTCAAACCACTGGTGCTTGTTACGGGAGCAAACGGCTTTGTTGGGCGCGCGCTGTGCGAACATTTCGTGCGTGAAGGCCGCCACGTTCGCGCGGTGGTTCGGGAAAGTGCGGAGGTCACACCAGGAGCAGAGCCTTTTAGAGTGCATAATTTTGGGCTTGAAACAGACTGGTCGGAAGCGCTCTCCGGGGTATCGTGCGTGGTAAGTCTCGCCGCTCGGGTGCACGTGATGGATGACACCGCTGCCGATCCGCTGGAGGCTTTTCGTCGGGTCAATGTACACGGCACGTTGCGTCTCGCGCACGAAGCGGCGCGTTGCGGCGTGCGCCGTTTCGTTTTTGTGAGCAGCGTCAAGGTCAATGGGGAGGCCACGGATACTACACCCTTTACGGAACACGATGATCCGCGTCCGGTCGATCCGTATGGACTTTCAAAATGGGAGGCAGAGCAGGCCCTGCTCGATCTGGCTTTTGCTTCGGGAATGGAAGTTGTTATCGTGCGACCGCCACTCGTGTATGGACCGGGTGTGAAGGCCAATTTTGAACGTCTTATGCGGTGGGCAAGCCGGGATCTTCCGTTACCCCTTGGCGCTGTTCACAACCGTAGGAGCATGGTGGCACTCGACAATCTCGTGAGCTTTCTCTCGCGGGTCGTCGATCATCCGGCTGCGGCCGGGGAAACGTTCCTTGTGGCTGACCGCGAGGCGGTATCTACTGCAGACCTGTATCGACGCCTGGCCTGGCAGTATGGACGTTCCGGCCGACTGCTGCGGGTACCCGTCTGGGTGCTTCGCGCTTTGGGACGGGTATTACGCCGAACCGACGAGGTAGACCGGCTCGTTGGCTCATTGGAAGTTTCGACGGCCAAGGCAACGCGTGTCCTGGGTTGGTGCCCGCCGCTTGATCTGGACGAGGGTCTGTCCCGTGCGGTACGGGGTTCCATGGAAAGCACTTTGGTTAGCGCTACGGGATCATCTTCGCCGTCGACTCGGAGCAGAGGGCTGTACTATCCAGTAAAGCGTGCGCTTGACATCATGTTTGCCGTGTTTCTCGGTCTGGCCTTTTTGCCCATCTTGCTGCTGATCGCCTTACTCATACGGCTAGACAGTCCTGGTCCTGCGCTCTTCATACAATGGCGCGCGGGCCATGGTCACCACGCATTTCCCATTTACAAATTCCGGACGATGTACGTCGATACGCCGGACCTGTCGACCGAAGATATGCGCGTCTCAGGACTCAATCCGATCACACGCGTCGGGCATCTACTGCGCAAGACGAGTCTTGACGAGCTGCCTCAGCTGCTCAATGTGCTGCGTGGCGAGATGAGCTTCGTCGGACCACGCCCAGCACTGATGACGCAGAAACGCGTCTTGAGGATGCGTGAGGCGAATGGAGTGGACGAATTACGCCCGGGAATCACCGGTCTGGCCCAAGTGACGGGCCGTGATGATCTTGACGACGAAGAAAAAGTTGGTCGTGATGCCCTATACCTCTCCCGTATGAGTCTATGTACAGACCTACAAATCCTGTTGCTGACCATTCGCGCGGTGTTTGGTGGTCGAGGCACACATTAA
- a CDS encoding glycosyltransferase family 4 protein, translating to MRILLVTQYFWPENFRINDLVEGLTQRGHEIMVLTGHPNYPEGTFAAGYGRGVRRETFCGARVSRVPMLARGAGGARSLALNYLSFALAASLLGPLLCRGRFDIIFVYEPSPMTVGFPAIVLRFLRRTPLVFWVQDLWPESLSATGFVTSPIILASVERMVRWIYRHCDLILVTSRAFIPSVQRVGRRYDGVAYYPQSAEVLYRPMRVEEAPDVGAELPKGFRVMFAGNLGTAQDLPTVLAAAELVRDLPDIRWILIGDGSMRSWVETEIERRGLQEQVHLVGRRPVSDMPKYFAHADALLVTLKRDPIFALTVPAKLQSYLACARPIIAALEGEGASIVREARAGLTVSPQDPVSLAQSVRKMYAMGKNEREQYGVRGRIYFLEHFERERLLDELERHFAAVQRQKRRQQGEHES from the coding sequence ATGCGTATCCTGCTCGTCACACAGTACTTCTGGCCAGAAAACTTCAGGATCAACGACCTTGTTGAAGGACTCACCCAACGTGGTCATGAAATCATGGTCTTGACCGGACACCCGAATTACCCTGAGGGCACCTTCGCCGCCGGCTACGGGCGCGGAGTGAGACGTGAGACCTTCTGCGGCGCCCGGGTATCGCGGGTGCCCATGTTGGCTAGGGGTGCGGGCGGCGCGCGGAGCCTCGCGCTCAACTACCTTTCGTTTGCCTTGGCCGCCAGTTTGTTGGGCCCACTGCTGTGCCGTGGCCGGTTCGACATCATTTTCGTGTACGAGCCTTCCCCTATGACTGTCGGGTTTCCTGCCATCGTCCTGAGGTTTTTACGCCGGACGCCGCTGGTGTTCTGGGTACAGGACCTGTGGCCCGAGAGCCTGTCGGCCACTGGCTTTGTGACATCTCCTATCATCCTGGCTTCAGTGGAGCGTATGGTTCGCTGGATTTACCGCCACTGCGACCTGATTCTTGTCACATCAAGGGCTTTCATTCCGTCTGTGCAGCGGGTCGGAAGGCGGTATGACGGTGTTGCCTACTATCCCCAGAGCGCTGAGGTGCTTTACCGGCCTATGCGTGTCGAAGAAGCGCCCGATGTTGGCGCGGAACTTCCCAAGGGCTTTCGAGTCATGTTCGCAGGTAACCTGGGTACAGCCCAGGACCTACCGACTGTCCTTGCTGCCGCCGAACTGGTGCGTGACCTTCCTGATATTCGCTGGATTCTCATTGGTGATGGCAGCATGCGATCTTGGGTGGAAACCGAGATAGAACGGCGCGGGCTACAGGAACAGGTGCACCTCGTGGGCCGCCGCCCGGTAAGCGACATGCCGAAGTACTTCGCACACGCTGACGCCCTGCTGGTGACACTCAAGCGTGACCCGATCTTCGCTTTGACTGTTCCTGCCAAACTTCAGTCCTACCTTGCATGTGCACGTCCCATAATTGCGGCTCTGGAGGGGGAAGGCGCTTCAATCGTGCGGGAGGCGCGTGCTGGCTTGACTGTTTCTCCACAGGACCCGGTCTCACTGGCGCAGTCCGTGCGGAAGATGTACGCCATGGGTAAAAACGAACGCGAGCAGTATGGGGTGCGAGGACGAATCTACTTCCTGGAGCATTTCGAACGGGAACGGCTTCTTGACGAACTCGAACGGCACTTCGCCGCTGTGCAGAGACAGAAGCGGAGACAGCAGGGGGAACACGAATCATGA
- a CDS encoding glycosyltransferase family 2 protein produces the protein MERPMLTIAIPNYNGGENLKRALDSCRNIDLLPEQYEVLVIDNASGDDSVALVLEYKATMPMLRIETNNTNIGRVENWNRALELGRGKYLLFIFANDAIADDPQLHRKLKYMSDWSAGMMTTAYWRSEGSLPKLWGQQTDQQCEVLAALPYVKSCLDTASLPFAPMQKIIFDFDIIRLHQIKFDPGQQISTDQLFAFTVALHSRVILRSVCPHLVWYSTTQRFHNSITIGAIVQADIEVIDQLQLKFPVRLNRVGYLAGLLDRVIRNRFVPSSPFSTTGDAAAVRFILRRAGVEAPLVFFRLVAGIIKAFGRVLTRRLHIRNDISTTRQ, from the coding sequence GTGGAACGACCAATGCTAACCATCGCTATTCCTAACTACAACGGTGGCGAGAACCTGAAACGGGCACTTGATTCCTGCCGAAACATTGACTTGCTGCCAGAACAGTATGAGGTATTAGTTATCGACAATGCTTCAGGGGACGATTCTGTCGCTCTGGTTTTGGAGTATAAAGCGACGATGCCCATGCTCAGGATTGAAACCAACAACACGAACATTGGTCGTGTCGAGAACTGGAACCGTGCGCTTGAGCTTGGGCGCGGAAAGTACCTTCTGTTCATATTTGCCAATGACGCTATTGCTGACGACCCTCAACTGCATCGTAAACTGAAATATATGTCGGATTGGTCGGCTGGCATGATGACTACAGCCTACTGGCGGTCTGAAGGATCTCTGCCGAAGCTCTGGGGACAGCAAACCGATCAGCAGTGCGAGGTACTGGCGGCCTTACCGTATGTCAAATCGTGTTTGGATACTGCTAGTCTCCCGTTCGCTCCTATGCAAAAAATCATCTTTGACTTTGATATTATCCGCCTCCATCAGATTAAATTTGATCCCGGTCAGCAGATTTCCACGGATCAGCTATTCGCTTTCACCGTGGCTCTGCATTCTCGCGTGATCCTGCGCTCTGTATGTCCGCATCTTGTATGGTACTCGACGACACAAAGATTCCATAACTCAATCACCATTGGAGCCATTGTTCAGGCTGATATTGAAGTAATCGATCAGCTGCAGTTGAAGTTTCCTGTACGCTTGAACCGAGTAGGCTATTTGGCGGGTCTCCTCGATAGGGTCATTCGAAACCGTTTTGTTCCCTCCTCACCCTTTTCCACCACAGGCGACGCAGCAGCAGTCCGATTTATACTCCGCCGGGCAGGCGTTGAGGCACCGCTCGTCTTTTTTCGGCTTGTTGCCGGTATCATCAAGGCGTTTGGGCGTGTGCTGACGCGCAGGCTTCACATCAGGAACGACATATCCACAACCCGACAATGA
- a CDS encoding glycosyltransferase → MTFNRKDMLRMNLDGLRSQVRSVEQILVVNNACTDGTAAMIRDEFPDVTLLNLNENIGGAGGFNAGMLWAYEHGYDWVWCMDDDAIPAVGCLQELLDPAPALGDRPLILCPKIVHHDTGDLQLFHHKQITADLVDRPLAQELMQHAVVRIDANGFVGPLVNRAAIEIYGLPIREYFYQADDLEYTYRLGAHGGCYLVTGAVIFHNDKTGAVSERKLYYWRRNYTHFVRLNSHRRHFSPVQRWWVFAREALVSLYYSLALIKNYAQGYRGGFLGPVRGYVDAFFMPLDHPSSSLPTSAERPGAT, encoded by the coding sequence GTGACCTTCAATCGTAAAGATATGCTGCGAATGAATCTCGACGGTCTACGCTCGCAGGTCCGGTCTGTCGAGCAAATCCTCGTGGTAAATAATGCGTGTACGGACGGAACGGCGGCGATGATCCGCGATGAGTTTCCGGACGTTACGCTGCTGAATCTAAACGAGAATATCGGTGGTGCGGGTGGCTTCAATGCCGGGATGCTCTGGGCGTACGAGCACGGATATGACTGGGTGTGGTGCATGGATGACGATGCAATTCCTGCCGTGGGCTGCCTCCAAGAGCTCCTTGACCCCGCCCCGGCATTGGGTGATCGACCACTCATCCTGTGCCCCAAAATCGTGCATCACGATACCGGTGACCTCCAACTGTTCCATCACAAGCAGATCACTGCTGACCTTGTCGATCGTCCACTGGCACAAGAACTGATGCAGCATGCTGTCGTGAGGATTGACGCCAACGGATTTGTGGGTCCGCTGGTTAACCGGGCTGCTATTGAGATTTACGGTTTACCGATCAGAGAGTACTTTTATCAAGCCGATGATTTGGAGTACACCTACCGGCTTGGCGCGCACGGAGGCTGCTATCTGGTCACAGGCGCTGTGATCTTCCACAACGACAAGACTGGAGCAGTTTCGGAGCGAAAGTTGTACTACTGGAGGCGGAACTACACGCATTTTGTGCGACTGAACAGCCACAGGCGTCACTTCTCGCCCGTGCAGCGGTGGTGGGTTTTTGCTCGCGAGGCCTTGGTGTCGCTCTATTACTCGCTTGCACTGATTAAGAATTACGCGCAGGGATACAGGGGTGGTTTCCTTGGTCCTGTCCGTGGGTACGTTGATGCCTTCTTTATGCCTCTTGATCACCCTTCCAGCTCATTGCCAACATCTGCTGAGCGGCCCGGAGCGACCTGA
- a CDS encoding glycosyltransferase family 4 protein — translation MIIVAPRFFPGRTYGAETYLYSLLAELEQLDSDVEVVIVVNEDAAAPIRARFPRLKVVTVKVPRVNFAVYLWEQMVLPRLLRQLGPHVLFFPFNIMPNVSWPSVLMVHDMVNDYYSREHPKFKPLLFRSRRRAIHASIARASMIVTPTVAVADEIRMLMPRLSVPVVSIHEASFPAVADERRPVQLAEGVKYFVLQSGHHAPHKNLALGIQAMAILKAKQTDEYEKTYLVMTAERHDIGDLEELTRNLGVEEHVVFLGRVSSEELEWLVRNASALGFPSQYEGFGLGVAEGIDRGKVVLAADTPVFREVSHGRAYLFNPRDAEEYARLIADAAMQRLPILNIQAERHKNWTWRDHVHQLMLVLETVVPQGDLK, via the coding sequence GTGATCATTGTTGCTCCACGTTTTTTCCCAGGGCGCACTTATGGAGCGGAAACATATCTGTATTCTCTGCTCGCCGAGCTTGAGCAATTGGACAGCGACGTTGAGGTTGTCATCGTCGTCAACGAGGATGCGGCGGCACCGATCAGGGCGCGGTTTCCCCGACTTAAAGTCGTGACGGTAAAGGTGCCACGAGTGAACTTCGCCGTGTACCTCTGGGAACAGATGGTGCTGCCACGGCTACTGCGACAGCTCGGGCCGCACGTTCTGTTCTTTCCTTTCAACATCATGCCAAACGTCTCATGGCCCTCCGTCCTTATGGTTCACGACATGGTGAACGACTACTATTCGCGCGAGCATCCCAAATTCAAGCCACTCTTGTTCCGTTCGCGACGTCGCGCTATTCACGCCTCGATTGCTCGGGCAAGTATGATTGTCACCCCGACGGTGGCAGTGGCGGACGAGATCCGTATGCTCATGCCGAGGCTGAGCGTGCCCGTCGTTTCTATACATGAGGCGTCGTTCCCCGCAGTGGCAGATGAACGGCGTCCTGTTCAGCTGGCAGAGGGTGTGAAGTATTTCGTTTTGCAAAGCGGACATCATGCACCGCACAAAAATCTGGCACTAGGTATCCAGGCCATGGCCATCCTGAAAGCGAAGCAGACCGACGAGTACGAGAAGACTTACCTTGTGATGACGGCAGAACGCCACGACATAGGTGATCTTGAGGAACTGACCCGAAATCTGGGCGTCGAGGAACACGTCGTGTTCCTTGGTAGGGTCAGTTCAGAAGAACTGGAATGGCTTGTTCGCAACGCGTCTGCTCTGGGTTTCCCTTCTCAGTATGAAGGCTTCGGGTTGGGCGTCGCTGAGGGCATTGACCGTGGCAAGGTAGTGCTTGCCGCTGATACGCCCGTCTTTCGTGAGGTTTCGCACGGCCGGGCCTACCTGTTTAATCCTCGTGACGCGGAAGAATATGCGCGCCTGATCGCTGACGCGGCCATGCAGCGCCTACCGATCCTAAACATTCAAGCCGAGCGCCACAAAAACTGGACGTGGCGTGATCATGTTCACCAGCTGATGTTGGTTTTGGAAACCGTCGTACCTCAAGGAGACCTAAAATGA
- a CDS encoding polysaccharide biosynthesis protein has translation MSANLTNKTVLITGGTGSFGKTMLERVLREDVREVRIFSRDELKQEHLRIELRDPRVRFYLGDVRDRASVDGAMHGVNLVFHAAALKQVPSCEFFPMQAVMTNVVGSHNVVESAVAHRVQHVVCLSTDKAAYPVNAMGMTKGLMEKVAQSVARRLEPDDTVVSSVRYGNVMYSRGSVIPLFIQQIKANQPITVTDGRMTRFMMSLEDAIELVLFSFGHARQGDMFVKKAPACTVEDLAQALQNLFGTSVPVRTIGMRHGEKLFETLATVGELAHSQDMGDYLRVAMDDRDLNYEKYFTEGEPDEADLDDYTSHNTHRMAVKEIEHLLLTLPAVRAELSSWETVT, from the coding sequence ATGAGTGCCAATCTCACCAACAAGACCGTCCTGATCACCGGAGGCACCGGCTCTTTTGGCAAAACCATGCTTGAGCGAGTGCTGCGAGAGGATGTTCGGGAAGTCCGCATCTTCAGCCGTGATGAGCTCAAGCAGGAGCACCTGCGCATTGAATTGCGCGATCCGCGCGTTCGTTTCTATCTCGGCGATGTGCGGGACCGGGCCAGCGTTGATGGTGCCATGCACGGTGTGAATCTCGTGTTCCACGCCGCCGCCCTTAAGCAAGTGCCGTCGTGTGAGTTTTTTCCGATGCAGGCCGTCATGACGAACGTCGTCGGAAGTCACAACGTGGTAGAGTCCGCAGTGGCGCACCGTGTACAGCACGTTGTCTGTCTGAGCACTGACAAGGCCGCCTATCCTGTCAATGCCATGGGCATGACCAAAGGATTGATGGAAAAGGTCGCCCAGTCTGTCGCGCGCCGCCTTGAACCGGACGACACGGTCGTGTCCAGCGTTCGCTACGGCAACGTCATGTACTCACGCGGCAGCGTCATTCCTCTATTCATTCAGCAGATCAAGGCAAATCAGCCCATCACGGTTACTGATGGACGCATGACACGCTTCATGATGTCTCTTGAGGACGCGATCGAACTGGTGCTGTTCTCCTTTGGGCATGCCCGTCAAGGTGACATGTTTGTCAAAAAGGCACCTGCTTGCACGGTTGAGGACCTCGCGCAGGCTCTGCAGAACCTGTTCGGCACGAGTGTCCCAGTTCGGACCATCGGAATGCGACACGGTGAGAAGCTCTTCGAGACTCTCGCAACAGTCGGTGAACTGGCGCATTCACAGGACATGGGCGACTATCTGCGGGTCGCTATGGATGACCGCGATCTCAACTACGAGAAGTACTTTACCGAAGGTGAGCCGGACGAGGCGGATCTCGACGATTACACGTCGCATAATACCCACCGTATGGCTGTCAAGGAGATCGAGCATTTGCTATTGACCCTGCCTGCTGTTCGGGCAGAACTCTCATCCTGGGAGACCGTTACATGA
- a CDS encoding NAD-dependent epimerase/dehydratase family protein: MMRIGVTGAGGLLGRHLRVHLQGQGDIETVIASRETFHDSARLDAFVRSCDAIAHFAGMNRGDDQEVAATNVRLGHDLTTACERADVAPHLVFSSSIHARRDTPYGASKRECAAIFSAWAERVGAKFYNLVLPNVFGEGGQPFYNSVVSTFCHQVAHGNEPTVHSDALTHQVHAQTVAREVLCVLRDGITGEGELPGRPISVADLLGKLQEFDTLYGQHIFPDVRDEFERDLFNTYRSYLYPCRYPVSLTLHSDPRGSLFEAVRTLNGGQTFLSTTRPGITRGNHYHLHKIERFLVVAGEAEIRIRHVLDTDVEVFRVSGERPSYVDIPTLHTHNITNVGDTEVLTLFWTHELYDSKAPDTYPQEVQL; encoded by the coding sequence ATGATGAGGATAGGTGTGACCGGAGCTGGTGGACTTCTTGGTCGCCATCTGCGGGTTCATTTGCAGGGCCAGGGTGATATTGAAACCGTCATCGCTAGCCGGGAAACTTTTCACGATTCCGCCAGGCTTGACGCGTTCGTACGTTCCTGTGACGCTATCGCACACTTTGCGGGCATGAATCGCGGTGACGACCAAGAGGTGGCTGCGACGAACGTTCGCCTTGGCCATGACCTTACCACTGCCTGTGAACGAGCGGACGTTGCACCGCACCTGGTGTTTTCCTCCTCGATACACGCCCGGCGCGATACGCCCTACGGCGCGTCCAAGCGAGAGTGCGCGGCGATCTTTTCTGCCTGGGCAGAGCGGGTGGGCGCGAAGTTCTACAATCTTGTCCTGCCAAATGTCTTCGGCGAGGGTGGGCAGCCCTTCTATAACTCTGTCGTATCGACTTTCTGCCATCAGGTGGCACACGGCAACGAGCCCACCGTGCACAGCGATGCACTCACACATCAGGTGCATGCCCAGACGGTGGCACGTGAGGTGCTGTGCGTCCTTCGAGACGGTATTACCGGAGAAGGCGAACTGCCCGGGCGCCCCATCAGCGTCGCCGACCTGCTTGGCAAACTGCAGGAGTTCGACACATTATACGGTCAGCACATTTTCCCGGATGTACGTGACGAGTTTGAACGTGATCTGTTCAACACCTACCGCTCGTATCTCTACCCATGCCGGTACCCGGTTTCCCTGACGCTGCACAGCGACCCGCGCGGATCGCTGTTTGAAGCGGTCCGCACCCTCAATGGTGGTCAGACTTTCCTGTCTACCACACGGCCCGGGATCACGCGCGGCAACCATTACCACCTCCACAAGATCGAGCGCTTTCTGGTCGTAGCCGGCGAGGCCGAAATCCGTATTCGGCATGTCCTGGACACGGATGTTGAGGTGTTCCGCGTGAGTGGCGAGCGTCCTTCGTACGTTGACATTCCCACGCTGCACACCCATAACATCACCAACGTGGGTGATACCGAGGTCCTGACCTTGTTCTGGACGCATGAACTTTATGATTCCAAGGCACCCGACACCTATCCTCAAGAGGTGCAGCTGTGA
- a CDS encoding glycosyltransferase family 4 protein, producing MEKRAGRIALVVPDYSQEGGVKNVARFIETVLEQSEFDFDVISLATSARDPLSTSLLAPATWWRRPGQARMTDGRRNYIHVGCRLRELEFMRYLPRPELTALLDKYDVVQCVTGSPAFGYAARDTKAPVLLQTATLIRNERRMLLQGRGLIPLLRRVMTEITARIDMLALARADVVQVENRWMDRELRRRFPTKVRFDPPGVDADFFHPMSLSERVLKDPYILSVGRFNDPRKNVSLLFRAYRQLRDQLHQAPRLVLAGKTMPRPVDLALLDELQLRPYVDLRPDVGMDELRMLYAQAQAFALSSDEEGLGLVLLEAMASGCPVVSTASGGPETMIAHGGTGLLVALNDPEALAGALQQLLQNPSLRNELSCRARKLVEERFSIQSAREHFLNEYRSSIARSGKGTA from the coding sequence GTGGAAAAGCGTGCTGGAAGAATTGCGCTTGTCGTCCCTGACTATTCTCAAGAGGGAGGGGTTAAAAATGTCGCGCGTTTCATCGAGACTGTTCTTGAGCAGTCTGAATTTGATTTTGATGTTATCTCCCTTGCAACCTCGGCGCGCGACCCCCTCAGCACGTCTTTGCTCGCTCCTGCTACATGGTGGCGCCGCCCAGGTCAGGCAAGAATGACTGATGGTCGCCGTAACTACATCCATGTCGGCTGCCGCCTTCGAGAGCTCGAATTCATGCGCTACCTTCCGCGGCCCGAGCTCACCGCTCTGCTTGATAAATACGATGTCGTACAGTGCGTTACCGGATCTCCCGCCTTTGGATACGCCGCGCGTGATACCAAGGCGCCAGTGCTGTTGCAAACGGCGACCCTCATTCGGAACGAGCGGAGAATGCTTCTTCAAGGACGGGGTCTTATACCACTGCTGCGGCGGGTGATGACCGAAATTACCGCCCGCATTGACATGCTGGCCCTGGCCCGCGCCGACGTGGTGCAGGTCGAGAACCGCTGGATGGATCGAGAGTTAAGACGACGCTTTCCGACAAAGGTCAGATTTGACCCTCCCGGGGTTGACGCTGACTTCTTTCACCCTATGTCTTTGTCGGAACGTGTGTTGAAAGATCCCTATATCTTGTCGGTGGGACGCTTCAACGATCCTCGCAAGAACGTCTCGTTACTGTTCCGTGCATATCGACAACTTCGTGACCAGCTTCATCAGGCTCCACGTCTCGTACTTGCTGGCAAGACAATGCCACGTCCGGTTGACCTTGCCCTGCTTGACGAACTACAGCTGCGGCCATATGTCGATCTGCGGCCCGATGTTGGTATGGACGAGTTAAGAATGCTTTATGCACAAGCGCAGGCGTTTGCGCTCTCCAGCGATGAGGAAGGCCTTGGGTTAGTCCTTCTAGAGGCGATGGCCAGCGGCTGTCCAGTGGTTTCGACCGCGAGCGGCGGGCCCGAGACCATGATCGCTCATGGGGGCACGGGGCTGCTCGTTGCTCTTAACGATCCAGAAGCGCTTGCAGGGGCCTTACAACAGCTTCTTCAGAACCCAAGCCTGCGGAATGAACTGTCATGTCGTGCCCGGAAACTCGTCGAGGAGCGGTTCTCGATTCAGTCGGCGCGCGAGCATTTCCTGAACGAATACCGTAGCAGCATTGCCCGGTCAGGAAAGGGCACCGCATGA